The following proteins are co-located in the Mus caroli chromosome 7, CAROLI_EIJ_v1.1, whole genome shotgun sequence genome:
- the Vps33b gene encoding vacuolar protein sorting-associated protein 33B produces MAFPHRLDAPELPDFSMLKRLARDQLIYLLEQLPGKKDLFIEADLMSPLDRIANVSILKQHEVDKLYKVENKPALSANEQLCFLVRPRIKNMRYIANLVNADKLAGRIRKYKVILSPQKFYACEMVLEEEGVYGDVSCDEWAFSLLPLDVDLLSMELPEFFRDYFLEGDQRWINTVAQALHLLSTLYGPFPNCYGIGRCAKMSYDLWRKLEEEEDSETKGRRPEIGHIFLLDRDVDFVTALCSQVVYEGLVDDTFRIKCGSVDFGPEVTSSDKSLKVLLNAEDKVFSEIRNEHFSNVFGFLSQKARNLQAQYDRRRGMDIKQMKNFVSQELKGLKQEHRLLSLHIGACESIMKKKTKQDFQELIKTEHALLEGFNIRESTSYIEEHIDRQVSPIESLRLMCLLSITENGLIPKDYRSLKTQYLQSYGPEHLLTFSNLRRAGLLTEQAPGDTLTAVENKVSKLVTDKAAGKITDAFSSLAKRSNFRAISKKLNLIPRVDGEYDLKVPRDMAYVFSGAYVPLSCRIIEQVLDRRSWQGLDEVVRLLNCSEFAFTDMAKEDKASSESLRLILVVFLGGCTFSEISALRFLGREKGYRFIFLTTAVTNSARLMEAMSEVKS; encoded by the exons ATGGCTTTTCCCCACCGGCTGGACGCCCCTGAGCTTCCCGACTTCTCTATGCTCAAGAGGCTGGCTCGGGACCAGCTCATCTATCTGCTAGAACAG CTTCCTGGAAAAAAGGATTTGTTCATTGAGGCAGATCTCATGAGCCCTTTGGATCGAATTGCTAACGTCTCTATCCTGAAG CAACATGAAGTGGACAAGCTGTACAAGGTGGAGAACAAACCTGCCCTCAGCGCCAATGAACA ACTGTGCTTTTTGGTCAGACCTCGAATCAAGAACATGCGCTACATTGCCA aTCTTGTCAATGCTGACAAGCTGGCTGGCCGAATTAGAAAATACAAAGTCATCTTAAGTCCTCAGAAG ttttatGCATGTGAGATGGTGCTTGAGGAAGAGGGAGTCTATGGAG ATGTGAGCTGTGATGAGTGGGCCTTTTCTCTGCTGCCTCTTGATGTTGATCTGCTGAGCATGGAACTGCCAGAATTTTTCAGGGATTACTTCCTG GAAGGTGATCAGCGTTGGATCAACACTGTGGCTCAGGCCTTGCATCTTCTCAGTACTCTCTATGGGCCCTTTCCTAATTGCTATGGCATTGGCAGATGTGCAAAG ATGTCATATGACCTGTGGAGGaaactggaggaggaagaggacagtgAAACCAAAGGTCGGAGACCGGAGATTGGACACATCTTTCTCCTGGACAGAG ATGTGGACTTTGTGACAGCACTTTGCTCCCAAGTGGTTTATGAGGGCTTGGTAGATGACACCTTCCGAATCAAGTGTG GGAGCGTTGACTTTGGCCCAGAAGTCACATCCTCTGACAAGAGCCTGAAGGTGCTACTCAACGCTGAGGACAAG GTGTTCAGTGAGATCCGCAATGAGCATTTCTCCAATGTCTTTGGCTTCTTGAGCCAGAAGGCCCGGAACTTGCAGGCCCAATATGAC CGCCGGAGAGGCATGGACATAAAGCAAATGAAGAACTTCGTGTCTCAAGAGCTCAAGGGACTGAAACAGGAGCACCGCCTTCTGAGTCTCC ATATTGGGGCTTGTGAGTCAAtcatgaagaagaaaaccaagcagGACTTCCAGGAGCTAATCAAGACCGAGCATG CGCTGCTGGAGGGCTTCAACATCCGAGAGAGCACTAGCTACATTGAAGAGCACATAGACCGGCAG GTGTCGCCCATAGAGAGCCTACGCCTCATGTGCCTTTTGTCCATCACTGAGAACG GTTTGATACCCAAGGATTATCGGTCCCTGAAAACACAGTATCTGCAG AGCTATGGCCCTGAGCACCTGCTAACCTTCTCCAACCTGCGGCGAGCCGGGCTTCTAACAGAGCAGGCTCCTGGGGACACCCTCACAGCAGTAGAGAATAAAGTGAGCAAGCTGGTGACGGACAAGGCTGCAG GAAAAATCACTGACGCCTTCAGTTCTCTGGCCAAGAGGAGCAATTTTCGTGCCATCAGCAAAAAGCTGAATTTG ATCCCACGTGTAGATGGGGAGTATGACCTCAAAGTGCCCCGAGACATGGCTTATGTCTTCAGTGGTGCCTATGTTCCTCTGAGCTGCCGAATCATTGAGCAG GTGCTGGACCGGCGGAGTTGGCAGGGCCTTGATGAAGTGGTACGGCTGCTAAACTGCAGTGAGTTTGCATTCACAG ACATGGCTAAGGAAGACAAGGCTTCCAGTGAGTCGCTGCGCCTCATCTTGGTGGTGTTCTTGGGGGGCTGCACGTTCTCAGAGATATCAGCCCTGCGCTTCCTGGGTAGAGAGAAAG ggtacagatttatttttctgacaACTGCTGTTACAAACAGTGCTCGCCTCATGGAAGCCATGAGTGAGGTGAAATCCTGA
- the Ngrn gene encoding neugrin — protein sequence MALSLSLFLGGRVRASVARCGFASQVMAGPGSVSCEPDPDSDWEPEERELQEVESALKRQKKAMRFQKIRRQMEAPGAPPRTLTWEAMEQIRYLHKEFAESWSVPRLAEGFDVSTDVIRRVLKSKFVPTLEQKLRQDQKVLKKAGFTQEICQLPVSEDTLKPLSAGRSVSGLLMAGDEVSSKSQNHSTALKVVKSNPNSTDAQKKREGRNKRIQVLEESVVPTTTALGHQRELQKSTTSDSEATGRADRDTLPSVEMLEELKAGEPGAQSFSSKVVQRGHEFFDSNGNFLYRI from the exons ATGGCGCTCTCTCTGAGCCTCTTTTTGGGCGGTCGTGTCCGCGCCTCTGTCGCTCGCTGTGGGTTCGCGTCCCAGGTCATGGCGGGCCCGGGTTCTGTCAGCTGCGAGCCGGACCCCGATTCCGACTGGGAGCCGGAGGAGCGGGAGCTCCAGGAGGTGGAGAG CGCTTTGAAACGACAGAAAAAAGCAATGCGATTCCAGAAAATACGAAGGCAAATGGAGGCTCCAGGTGCACCACCCAGAACACTGACGTGGGAAGCCATGGAGCAGATCCG GTATTTACATAAGGAATTTGCAGAGTCCTGGTCAGTTCCAAGGTTGGCAGAAGGCTTTGATGTCAGCACTGATGTTATCCGAAgggttttaaaaagtaagtttgtACCCACtttagagcagaaactgaggcaggaccAAAAGGTCTTGAAAAAAGCTGGGTTTACCCAAGAGATTTGTCAGCTTCCCGTTTCTGAAGATACCTTGAAGCCGCTCAGTGCAGGCCGCTCTGTGTCTGGCCTGCTGATGGCAGGGGATGAAGTCTCCTCTAAAAGTCAGAATCACAGCACAGCTTTGAAAGTGGTAAAGTCAAACCCTAACAGCACAGATGCACAGAAGAAAcgggaaggaaggaataaaagaatCCAAGTCTTGGAAGAGAGCGTAGTGCCTACCACCACAGCCTTGGGTCATCAGCGAGAACTTCAGAAGTCCACCACCAGTGACTCCGAGGCCACCGGAAGAGCTGACAGGGATACATTACCAAGTGTTGAGATGCTGGAAGAGCTGAAGGCTGGGGAGCCAGGTGCCCAGAGCTTCAGCAGCAAAGTAGTGCAGAGGGGGCATGAGTTCTTTGACAGCAATGGAAACTTCCTCTACAGAATTTGA